Proteins encoded in a region of the Methylobacterium radiotolerans JCM 2831 genome:
- a CDS encoding adenylate/guanylate cyclase domain-containing protein translates to MLPAHRIFWGLILLAAAGAGLLYNIIFAAGASPLAGFTYGLCMGATVLAFDRGLILAGLQARIRRLPAWLYVLAAELAYVLMIMAGNALGGLVVWAFALTPDDLTTATRMTARVLAYALAVSGLLVFVIRMRDLIGGEVFVNFMIGRYHKPVAEERVFLFLDVVGSTAFAETHGDLRAQEYLSAVFATLAEPVRRNGGSVDDYVGDLAMVTWPMARGLKDARCVTCVFEVLDRIEADAAAWQARFGTVPRLRAALHGGSVVTAEVGVDRHKIAYFGDAVNVTSRIEALCRPLGVGILISQDLLNRLPRLPAGVRARSLGAHALRGRGAPLSVATLERGPAETAPVADLSPRRAAVAR, encoded by the coding sequence ATGCTGCCGGCCCACCGGATATTCTGGGGTCTGATCCTGCTGGCGGCGGCCGGCGCGGGGTTGCTCTACAACATCATCTTCGCGGCCGGAGCCTCGCCGCTCGCCGGATTTACCTACGGCCTCTGCATGGGCGCCACGGTGCTGGCCTTCGACCGCGGGCTGATCCTGGCCGGGCTGCAGGCGCGGATCCGCCGGCTGCCGGCCTGGCTCTACGTGCTGGCCGCGGAACTCGCCTACGTGCTGATGATCATGGCGGGCAACGCGCTGGGCGGCCTGGTCGTCTGGGCGTTCGCCCTGACACCGGACGACCTCACGACCGCGACCCGCATGACGGCGCGGGTCCTGGCCTACGCCCTGGCGGTGTCGGGCCTGCTGGTCTTCGTCATCCGGATGCGCGACCTGATCGGCGGCGAGGTGTTCGTGAACTTCATGATCGGCCGCTACCACAAGCCGGTGGCGGAGGAGCGGGTCTTCCTGTTCCTCGACGTCGTCGGCTCCACGGCCTTCGCGGAGACTCACGGCGACCTCCGCGCGCAGGAATATCTCAGCGCGGTGTTCGCGACGCTCGCCGAGCCGGTGCGGCGCAACGGCGGCTCGGTGGACGACTACGTCGGCGATCTCGCCATGGTGACGTGGCCGATGGCCCGCGGCCTGAAGGACGCGCGCTGCGTGACCTGCGTGTTCGAGGTGCTCGATCGGATCGAGGCGGACGCCGCGGCCTGGCAAGCCCGGTTCGGCACGGTGCCGCGGCTGCGGGCGGCCCTGCACGGCGGCTCGGTGGTCACGGCCGAAGTCGGGGTCGACCGCCACAAGATCGCGTATTTCGGCGACGCCGTGAACGTGACGTCGCGGATCGAGGCCCTGTGCCGCCCCCTCGGCGTCGGCATCCTGATCTCGCAGGATCTCCTCAACCGCCTGCCGCGCCTGCCGGCCGGGGTGCGGGCGCGGTCCCTCGGCGCCCACGCGCTCCGCGGCCGCGGTGCGCCGCTGTCCGTCGCGACGCTGGAGCGCGGGCCCGCCGAGACCGCGCCGGTGGCGGACCTGTCGCCCCGGCGCGCCGCGGTCGCCCGCTGA
- a CDS encoding YaiI/YqxD family protein: MSVAPRPPIYLDADACPVKDETYRVAERYGLTVHVVANSVLNLPREPWIERVVVGPELDAADDWIAARAGPGSIVLTADVPLAARCVKAGATVLAFTGKPFSEAGIGLALATRDLMQSLREAGTITGGPKPFSRADRSAFLSALDRAVNRILRERPKPV; this comes from the coding sequence ATGAGTGTCGCGCCGCGCCCGCCGATCTACCTCGACGCCGACGCCTGCCCGGTCAAGGACGAGACCTACCGGGTCGCCGAACGCTACGGCCTGACCGTCCACGTCGTCGCCAACAGCGTGCTGAACCTTCCGCGCGAGCCCTGGATCGAGCGGGTGGTCGTCGGCCCGGAACTCGATGCCGCCGACGACTGGATCGCCGCGCGGGCCGGGCCCGGGAGCATCGTGCTCACCGCCGACGTCCCGCTGGCCGCGCGCTGCGTGAAGGCCGGGGCCACGGTCCTGGCGTTCACCGGCAAGCCGTTCAGCGAGGCCGGGATCGGCCTCGCCCTCGCCACCCGCGACTTGATGCAATCGTTGCGCGAGGCCGGCACCATCACGGGCGGGCCGAAGCCCTTCTCGCGCGCCGATCGGTCGGCATTCCTGTCAGCCCTCGACCGGGCGGTGAACCGGATCCTTCGCGAGCGGCCGAAGCCGGTCTGA